One Peptostreptococcaceae bacterium DNA window includes the following coding sequences:
- a CDS encoding AraC family transcriptional regulator — MIIKEIIEELKLNQVSGEKDSLKTVNGVYICDLLSWVMANGSKGDIWITVQTHLNIIAVASLLEIPMIIVPESIEIEEETLAKADEENIVVCTSELDSFTLACNLNELGLK, encoded by the coding sequence ATGATTATCAAAGAGATTATCGAGGAATTAAAATTGAATCAAGTTAGTGGCGAAAAAGACTCACTCAAAACTGTTAACGGGGTTTATATCTGCGATCTTCTGAGTTGGGTCATGGCCAACGGAAGCAAGGGAGATATTTGGATTACGGTACAGACCCACCTTAACATTATCGCCGTGGCATCGCTTCTGGAAATTCCGATGATTATTGTGCCGGAGTCAATTGAGATCGAAGAAGAAACCTTGGCGAAAGCAGATGAAGAAAACATAGTTGTTTGCACTTCGGAACTGGACAGCTTTACATTGGCTTGCAATCTTAATGAGCTGGGACTAAAATGA
- a CDS encoding 4Fe-4S dicluster domain-containing protein — protein sequence MENYWHSVNLDITKCNGCTNCLKRCPTEAIRLRNGKAEIINERCIDCGECIRVCPYHAKRALTDELSDMKYYKYNVALVSIPIYGQFHLNKEINKIFNSFYNLGFDEVYDVAKAADYLSIALKDRLENKEQDGPLISTLCPAIIRLIQIRFPSLIDRIIKLETPMEIAARLAKREAMEKTGLSMDEIGTFYITECPAKITSIKNPVGIRKSYVDRAISIESVYSKILKLYPDVEIRKQIQNSSSIGIGWAKANGQSYSIKAKNYLAVDGVENVIEVLEGMELGKLNDVDFFEGYACVNGCIGGPLTMENSFIAKARIRRISEEIGESQFEAIDKAKALEIINLEMKDWIDDIKPKNVMKLDSDIRVAINKMDMIEQIYKQLPGIDCGTCGAPSCRALAEDIVRGEASIDDCIIRKGQEAKK from the coding sequence ATGGAAAATTATTGGCATTCAGTCAATTTGGATATAACTAAATGCAACGGATGCACAAATTGCTTGAAAAGATGTCCTACTGAAGCTATACGCTTGCGTAATGGCAAAGCTGAAATTATCAATGAACGATGTATAGATTGTGGGGAATGCATAAGGGTTTGTCCCTACCATGCAAAAAGAGCGTTGACTGACGAATTGTCGGATATGAAATACTACAAATATAATGTCGCGCTGGTTTCCATTCCAATTTATGGGCAATTCCATTTAAACAAGGAAATAAACAAGATATTCAACTCTTTTTACAATTTGGGGTTTGATGAAGTCTATGACGTAGCTAAGGCTGCTGATTATCTTTCCATAGCCTTGAAGGACAGACTGGAAAACAAAGAACAAGACGGCCCTCTCATTTCGACGCTGTGCCCGGCAATAATCAGGTTGATACAAATAAGATTTCCGTCTCTTATCGATAGGATAATAAAACTTGAGACTCCAATGGAAATAGCTGCAAGGCTTGCTAAACGAGAAGCGATGGAGAAGACCGGCCTGTCGATGGATGAGATAGGGACATTCTACATAACGGAATGCCCGGCAAAAATAACAAGCATAAAGAATCCGGTCGGAATAAGGAAGTCATATGTGGACAGGGCCATTTCAATAGAATCGGTCTATTCGAAGATATTGAAGCTTTATCCTGATGTAGAAATAAGGAAACAAATTCAGAATTCATCGAGCATAGGCATAGGGTGGGCAAAGGCAAACGGTCAAAGCTATAGCATCAAAGCAAAAAATTATCTTGCTGTGGACGGCGTCGAAAATGTCATCGAGGTGTTGGAAGGAATGGAGCTTGGAAAACTCAACGATGTGGACTTTTTCGAGGGATATGCCTGTGTGAACGGATGCATAGGCGGACCGCTGACAATGGAGAATTCATTTATCGCAAAAGCGAGAATCAGGCGTATTTCCGAAGAGATAGGAGAGAGCCAGTTCGAAGCAATCGATAAAGCCAAAGCTTTAGAAATCATTAATTTGGAAATGAAGGATTGGATTGACGACATAAAGCCAAAAAATGTAATGAAACTGGATTCGGACATAAGAGTTGCCATCAACAAAATGGATATGATTGAGCAGATATACAAGCAGCTTCCTGGAATAGACTGCGGGACATGTGGTGCTCCAAGTTGCAGGGCATTGGCAGAGGACATCGTGCGTGGGGAAGCTTCAATCGACGACTGCATAATAAGAAAAGGACAGGAGGCTAAAAAATGA
- a CDS encoding anti-sigma regulatory factor produces the protein MAETEKTIKLEYEVGKEEFSKAGIASSNIKKVLNQIGIDSTIVRRVAIAAYESEINIVIHSEGGKIIAEISHDRIIIVAHDKGKGIENIENAMTKGFSTASNEAREMGFGAGMGLPNMKRTSDQFSIESSKGSDTIVEMIFNI, from the coding sequence ATGGCTGAAACTGAAAAAACAATAAAGCTAGAATACGAAGTCGGAAAGGAAGAATTTTCGAAGGCAGGAATTGCATCTAGCAATATTAAAAAGGTGCTTAATCAAATAGGAATTGATTCAACGATAGTAAGAAGGGTTGCCATCGCTGCCTATGAGTCTGAAATTAACATAGTAATACATTCGGAAGGCGGAAAAATTATAGCAGAAATTTCACATGATAGAATAATTATTGTTGCTCATGACAAAGGCAAGGGTATCGAGAATATTGAGAATGCAATGACAAAAGGGTTTTCTACGGCTTCGAATGAAGCACGTGAAATGGGCTTTGGTGCAGGCATGGGGTTGCCAAACATGAAAAGAACAAGTGACCAATTCAGTATTGAATCTTCCAAGGGATCGGATACTATAGTGGAAATGATTTTTAATATTTGA
- the hemZ gene encoding coproporphyrinogen dehydrogenase HemZ — protein sequence MKIYMTDSTFRYDIEALAKAIFKTEKLETTRDHDVCGPLLAIFHSKEENYCNVKVFWKDRENRIFEKCESVKLFSKDERENKKQVRRRLKFLIVKAVLGENSGIVLPWGTLTGIKPSKLVHEMIKDGMKPERVRLKLKNDYLISDEKINLVMNVASIEHEFLYPPDPKKISIYIGIPFCPSKCLYCSFPTMANAGEDIKTAYVKALTDEIRHYASEIEPFEIETIYIGGGTPTELSAKLLNEIMDVIHGTFNLNGLKEFTVEAGRPDTINEEKLSVLKNRGVDRISINPQTFNDKTLEIVKRGHTSEDVNRVWEMVRPYAFQSVNMDLIVGLPGERLYEMSRTMEAVNNINPDNLTVHTLALKKNAEMRKSSVMSILPDEETVRKMIALAENGATSLGMEPYYMYRQKYMLGNMENIGYAKLGKACLYNIQMMNDLQSVIAFGSGVMTKFVSLEENRILRAANYKQVRDYIRSPVEMAERKKSTKKTMDNIGR from the coding sequence ATGAAAATATATATGACGGATTCGACGTTTAGATACGATATAGAAGCTTTGGCAAAAGCAATTTTTAAAACAGAAAAATTAGAAACAACAAGGGACCATGATGTATGCGGTCCCTTGTTGGCTATTTTTCACAGCAAAGAAGAGAATTATTGCAATGTCAAAGTTTTTTGGAAGGACAGAGAAAATAGAATTTTTGAAAAATGCGAATCTGTTAAACTTTTTTCAAAGGATGAACGCGAGAATAAAAAACAAGTGCGAAGGCGGCTGAAATTTTTAATAGTCAAAGCCGTTTTAGGCGAGAATAGCGGAATCGTTTTGCCATGGGGAACACTAACGGGAATAAAGCCTTCAAAACTTGTGCATGAAATGATTAAAGATGGCATGAAACCTGAAAGAGTAAGATTGAAGCTGAAAAATGATTATCTTATTTCTGACGAAAAAATTAATTTGGTTATGAATGTGGCTAGTATTGAACATGAATTTCTTTATCCTCCCGATCCAAAAAAAATCTCAATCTACATAGGAATTCCGTTTTGCCCGAGCAAATGCCTGTATTGTTCCTTCCCGACAATGGCAAATGCGGGGGAAGACATTAAAACTGCGTATGTCAAGGCTCTCACTGATGAAATAAGACATTATGCATCTGAAATCGAACCTTTCGAAATAGAAACTATTTACATTGGAGGGGGCACACCTACGGAACTTTCCGCAAAACTGCTCAATGAAATAATGGATGTCATTCATGGCACATTCAACTTAAATGGACTCAAGGAATTTACGGTAGAGGCTGGGCGTCCAGATACAATAAATGAGGAAAAACTGTCAGTATTGAAGAATAGAGGGGTGGATAGGATAAGCATAAATCCACAAACGTTCAACGACAAGACCCTAGAAATTGTAAAAAGGGGACATACGTCGGAAGATGTTAATAGGGTATGGGAGATGGTGAGGCCATATGCCTTCCAATCTGTAAATATGGATCTTATAGTAGGGCTTCCGGGAGAAAGACTTTATGAAATGAGCAGAACGATGGAAGCTGTTAACAATATCAATCCGGACAACTTGACGGTTCATACACTGGCACTGAAAAAGAATGCTGAAATGAGAAAGAGTTCTGTTATGAGTATATTGCCGGATGAAGAAACAGTGAGGAAAATGATAGCCCTTGCGGAAAATGGAGCAACTTCATTAGGAATGGAGCCTTATTACATGTATCGTCAGAAGTATATGCTTGGAAACATGGAAAACATAGGATATGCAAAGCTTGGTAAGGCTTGCCTATACAACATACAAATGATGAACGACCTGCAGTCGGTAATAGCATTCGGATCAGGCGTAATGACAAAATTCGTATCCCTTGAGGAAAATAGGATTTTAAGGGCGGCAAACTACAAGCAGGTCAGGGATTATATAAGGTCGCCGGTTGAAATGGCAGAGAGAAAAAAGAGTACAAAAAAAACCATGGATAATATAGGCAGGTAA
- a CDS encoding MBL fold metallo-hydrolase produces MQIERIVTGIYAANCYIVHGGQLNEAIVVDPGGNVEDIARYLRKRKLNLKKIVLTHGHLDHIGGAEELRRITEAKIVIHKKDAYMLHDAEKNMSATAGGNAISFIEDDLLRDGDIIAVDGINALVIHTPGHSAGGICLKIEDTLFSGDTLFRGSIGRTDLDKGSMGAIMSSIMDKLMKLPDETRVFPGHGSETSIGYERENNPFILQMRNQ; encoded by the coding sequence ATGCAAATCGAACGTATTGTAACTGGAATATATGCGGCAAATTGCTATATAGTACATGGGGGACAATTGAACGAAGCCATAGTTGTGGATCCGGGTGGCAATGTGGAAGATATTGCAAGATATCTTCGAAAGAGAAAATTGAATTTGAAAAAAATAGTGCTTACGCATGGACACTTGGATCATATAGGCGGAGCCGAAGAGCTTAGACGCATAACAGAAGCGAAGATTGTTATTCACAAGAAAGACGCGTATATGTTGCATGATGCTGAAAAAAATATGTCTGCAACAGCCGGAGGAAATGCAATAAGCTTTATTGAAGATGATTTGCTTAGGGATGGCGACATTATAGCAGTGGACGGAATAAATGCTCTTGTAATCCATACCCCGGGACATTCCGCGGGTGGAATATGCTTGAAAATCGAGGACACTCTTTTTTCAGGAGATACCCTTTTTCGAGGGTCGATAGGACGAACGGATTTAGACAAGGGTTCCATGGGCGCTATTATGTCATCAATAATGGACAAGCTAATGAAACTTCCTGACGAGACGCGGGTCTTTCCTGGCCATGGATCCGAAACATCAATTGGATATGAAAGAGAAAACAATCCATTCATATTGCAGATGAGGAATCAGTGA
- a CDS encoding D-tyrosyl-tRNA(Tyr) deacylase, whose product MRAVVQRVSASSVSVDGKIMGEIEKGLNVLLGVEEGDGPKDSKKMVEKIANLRIFEDDNDKMNLSLLDIKGEMLVISQFTLLGDCRKGRRPGFSDAAKPEPANEIYEMFVEEAKMLGIHVETGVFQTHMMVNIVNDGPVTILVDSNKKF is encoded by the coding sequence ATGAGAGCTGTTGTGCAAAGGGTTTCTGCATCGAGTGTTTCTGTCGATGGAAAAATAATGGGAGAAATAGAAAAGGGATTGAATGTGCTTTTGGGTGTAGAAGAAGGCGACGGACCCAAGGATTCAAAAAAAATGGTTGAAAAGATTGCGAATCTAAGAATCTTTGAGGATGATAATGACAAGATGAACCTTTCGCTTCTTGACATCAAGGGCGAGATGCTCGTGATATCCCAGTTTACGCTGCTGGGTGATTGCAGAAAGGGTAGGCGTCCCGGCTTTTCCGATGCAGCGAAACCCGAACCTGCGAATGAGATTTATGAAATGTTTGTTGAAGAAGCGAAGATGCTTGGCATACATGTGGAAACGGGTGTTTTTCAAACACATATGATGGTGAATATTGTTAATGACGGACCTGTCACAATTCTTGTTGACAGCAACAAAAAATTTTAG
- a CDS encoding bifunctional (p)ppGpp synthetase/guanosine-3',5'-bis(diphosphate) 3'-pyrophosphohydrolase, producing MLENFIIQIQQYNPNIEYANIIKAYHFAESAHEGQLRKSGEKYFTHPLQVALILAELEMDENTIIAGLLHDVLEDTKYEYDEIAAEFGDEVASLVDGVTKLTRLKYESKEERQAENLRKMFLAMAKDIRVIIIKLADRLHNMRTLEYMNEEKKKEKAMETIEIYAPIADRLGISKIKGELEDTSLRFIDPEGYYELVEKINKKRGEREEYIENVINKLNDSLADTDIEYDITGRPKHFYSIYKKMVYQKKSFEEIFDLTAIRVIVDNIKDCYGVLGIVHTLWKPIPGRFKDYIAMPKTNMYQSLHTTVIGPKGEPFEIQIRTKDMHKIAEYGIAAHWKYKEGRVEEENIDNKLTWLRQMLEWQRDLKDPKEFVESLKIDLFTNQVFVFTPKGDVVELPVGSTPVDFAYKIHSGVGNSCIGGKVDGRIVPLDYKLKTGNIVEVITSSHSNGPSRDWLKFVKSTQAKNKIKQWYKKERKEENIVKGKDMLEKEVKRLGYSTKEFLQASWLNSAVKKLSLNAIEDLYASLGYGGISLNQVMPKLKEKYRVDHKDDKKMSIEEEIAEKSKKKSDKSDKKHKKQDQGITVKGIDSILVRFAKCCSPVPGDEIIGFITRGRGITIHRSDCPNIKNEDTTAERFIDVEWNRDKENSYETGIQIIAPDKKGLLSEVTNLISELNLEVVGINARITKEKVAIINLTILIFDTGQLKILIKKLKNKPEIMDVKRVTS from the coding sequence ATGTTGGAAAATTTCATAATACAAATACAACAATATAATCCAAATATTGAATATGCCAATATTATTAAGGCGTATCATTTTGCTGAAAGTGCTCACGAGGGGCAGCTCAGGAAGTCCGGCGAAAAGTATTTTACTCACCCACTCCAGGTGGCTTTGATTCTGGCGGAACTTGAAATGGATGAAAATACGATAATAGCGGGTTTGCTTCATGATGTCCTTGAAGATACCAAGTATGAATATGATGAAATAGCTGCGGAATTCGGAGATGAAGTTGCTTCGCTTGTAGACGGAGTGACAAAGCTGACTCGTTTAAAGTATGAATCGAAAGAGGAAAGACAGGCAGAAAATTTGAGAAAGATGTTTCTTGCTATGGCAAAGGACATCCGGGTCATCATAATAAAGCTGGCAGACAGGTTGCACAACATGAGAACCCTAGAGTACATGAACGAGGAAAAGAAAAAAGAAAAGGCTATGGAGACAATAGAGATATATGCGCCTATAGCGGATAGGCTTGGAATATCGAAAATAAAGGGTGAACTTGAGGATACATCTCTAAGGTTCATTGATCCCGAGGGGTATTACGAGTTGGTCGAAAAGATCAATAAAAAGCGTGGAGAACGAGAAGAATACATTGAAAATGTTATTAATAAACTCAATGATTCATTAGCAGATACGGATATAGAATACGATATTACAGGGCGCCCAAAGCATTTTTATAGTATTTATAAAAAAATGGTATATCAGAAAAAAAGTTTTGAGGAGATCTTCGATTTAACGGCAATACGTGTTATCGTCGATAACATTAAGGATTGCTACGGTGTATTGGGAATAGTTCATACGTTGTGGAAACCGATACCGGGAAGATTCAAAGACTATATAGCTATGCCCAAAACAAATATGTACCAGTCCCTCCATACAACCGTAATCGGTCCTAAAGGCGAGCCGTTTGAGATACAAATAAGAACGAAAGACATGCATAAAATTGCCGAATATGGTATCGCAGCCCATTGGAAATACAAGGAAGGCCGCGTAGAAGAGGAAAACATAGACAATAAGCTTACATGGCTAAGGCAGATGCTTGAATGGCAGAGAGATTTAAAGGATCCCAAGGAATTTGTAGAATCCCTCAAAATAGACCTTTTCACAAATCAGGTTTTTGTGTTTACTCCGAAGGGGGATGTAGTTGAATTGCCTGTTGGCTCAACACCGGTGGATTTTGCATATAAAATACATTCAGGAGTGGGAAACAGCTGTATAGGAGGAAAGGTTGACGGAAGAATAGTGCCACTAGATTACAAACTTAAGACTGGAAATATTGTCGAGGTGATTACAAGCTCTCATTCAAACGGTCCAAGCAGGGATTGGCTAAAGTTTGTAAAGAGCACACAGGCAAAAAATAAGATAAAGCAGTGGTACAAGAAGGAACGCAAAGAGGAAAATATTGTCAAGGGTAAGGATATGCTTGAAAAAGAAGTGAAAAGACTAGGATATAGTACAAAGGAATTCTTGCAAGCTTCTTGGCTTAATTCCGCAGTAAAGAAGCTTAGTTTGAATGCAATTGAAGACCTGTATGCTTCGTTGGGATATGGAGGGATTTCCCTCAATCAGGTAATGCCTAAATTAAAGGAAAAATACAGGGTTGACCATAAAGACGATAAGAAAATGTCCATCGAAGAGGAAATCGCGGAAAAGTCAAAAAAGAAATCGGATAAGAGCGACAAGAAGCATAAGAAACAGGACCAAGGAATAACGGTTAAGGGAATCGACAGTATTCTGGTGCGTTTTGCGAAATGCTGCAGTCCTGTACCTGGGGATGAAATAATAGGATTTATAACACGCGGCAGAGGAATAACCATTCATCGCAGCGACTGTCCCAACATAAAGAATGAAGATACAACTGCAGAACGATTTATTGATGTTGAATGGAATAGGGATAAAGAGAATTCCTATGAAACAGGGATACAGATTATTGCTCCTGACAAGAAGGGACTGCTTTCGGAGGTTACAAATCTTATATCGGAATTAAATCTCGAAGTTGTCGGTATAAATGCAAGGATTACAAAGGAAAAAGTCGCAATAATTAATCTGACTATATTGATTTTCGATACCGGCCAGCTGAAAATACTTATAAAGAAATTGAAAAACAAGCCGGAGATAATGGATGTCAAGCGTGTGACTTCATAG
- a CDS encoding adenine phosphoribosyltransferase, with protein MELKDKIRVIEGFPKEGISYKDITTLLKDGEAYQKSINECIEKVKDIHFDLIVAPEARGFLIGAPIAYSMGKGFVPVRKAGKLPYETLDYEYELEYGTDVLQMHKDGIKKGQKVLVTDDLLATGGTIISVIKMVEKLGGEVVGILFLMELEFLKGRERLEGYRVESVVKY; from the coding sequence ATGGAATTAAAAGATAAAATAAGAGTTATAGAAGGCTTCCCCAAAGAGGGTATAAGCTACAAGGATATTACGACTCTTCTGAAGGATGGAGAAGCCTACCAAAAATCTATAAACGAATGTATTGAGAAAGTTAAGGATATTCACTTCGATTTGATTGTAGCGCCGGAGGCACGAGGTTTCTTGATAGGAGCGCCTATCGCATACTCAATGGGAAAAGGATTTGTTCCTGTAAGAAAAGCCGGGAAGCTTCCATATGAAACATTGGATTATGAATACGAATTGGAATACGGAACAGATGTCTTGCAAATGCATAAAGACGGCATAAAAAAAGGGCAGAAGGTACTTGTCACAGATGATTTGCTAGCGACCGGAGGAACCATTATCTCAGTAATTAAAATGGTTGAAAAATTAGGAGGAGAAGTGGTAGGGATTCTCTTTCTGATGGAGCTGGAATTCTTAAAAGGGCGGGAGCGTCTTGAAGGATACAGAGTGGAATCGGTTGTAAAATACTGA
- the recJ gene encoding single-stranded-DNA-specific exonuclease RecJ, which produces MINKSNRWDIKSKPDDVDIKRLVKAFEISEITAGLLCNRNLTEISEAESFLNPSWERLRDPFLLKDMKKAVDRINKAVEKNETICIYGDYDVDGVTSTAILLTYFRNIGYDNIMHHIPERKTEGYGLNIDAVRMICEKGCNLLVTVDCGIASSEEINYGNSMGMDVIVTDHHKTPLNLPDAYAIVNPKRNDCEFGFKELAGAGIAFKLVQALSNENDDLNSYIELSALGTVADVVPLLDENRIIVKKGLEVISSSENLGLIALKAVSGLNEKPVNAGNIAFMLAPRINAAGRMGSADKALELLMSRDSVQAEHLAFSLNEMNTERKEIEEKIYSEAEALIKEKNLNEQNIMVIGKVDWDSGIIGIVASKLSEKYCRPIIMIAIDESVGKASCRSYGSINLYDLLDVCRPYFIKFGGHKQAAGFSITSMDIDAFAKDLETLAMEKIAEAELAPRLGIDCVIDTRKIDFKLIEDIDRLAPFGCGNARPKFLLRNLKLNNFRYVGKNQKHLKAAFSESNRMFDAIGFNMDMYASFLKRKQSMDVVFNLEKNVFRNVESIQLNLKDIRINEIAYYAEGDLGRRYLKAFLPFFEKIKTKDSLSEGRCKVSGKEFVPAMLLEEGTLVAVYTLEGLHKLIGQMEEHLPRDFYSVEAVFFGDEEPLNGVSHIAVFPNLHSAAKRGYKKIVNYDGYGMMGAMDCLDVSEPGDKNAFDKMVCEMIPDRSHLVDIYRVLMKNGPVSQYDLEKSLGLPFLKLNASLWILEDCELIDFKEGMYAVLEAPGEKIDIFENGLLKNMNEYL; this is translated from the coding sequence ATGATAAACAAAAGCAATAGATGGGATATTAAATCGAAACCGGATGATGTCGATATTAAAAGGCTTGTCAAAGCATTTGAAATAAGTGAAATAACGGCTGGCTTGTTGTGCAATAGAAACCTTACGGAAATAAGCGAAGCCGAATCTTTTTTAAATCCGTCATGGGAAAGGCTTAGAGATCCTTTTTTGCTAAAGGATATGAAAAAGGCTGTTGATAGGATAAATAAAGCAGTTGAAAAAAATGAAACCATTTGCATTTATGGAGACTATGATGTTGACGGGGTCACATCGACTGCAATTCTATTGACATATTTCAGAAATATTGGATACGATAATATAATGCATCATATTCCGGAAAGGAAAACCGAGGGATACGGGCTAAACATTGATGCAGTCAGGATGATTTGCGAAAAAGGTTGCAACTTGCTAGTGACAGTTGATTGCGGTATTGCCTCTTCTGAGGAAATAAATTACGGAAACAGCATGGGAATGGATGTCATTGTTACTGACCATCACAAGACCCCTTTAAATCTTCCGGATGCCTATGCTATTGTAAATCCCAAAAGGAATGATTGTGAATTCGGTTTCAAAGAATTGGCAGGGGCGGGAATTGCATTCAAACTTGTACAGGCCTTATCTAATGAAAATGACGATTTGAACTCGTATATTGAATTGTCTGCATTGGGTACGGTTGCGGATGTAGTCCCGTTGCTTGATGAAAATAGAATAATTGTTAAAAAGGGCCTTGAAGTGATTAGTTCTAGTGAGAACCTCGGATTGATTGCATTAAAAGCCGTTTCGGGATTAAATGAAAAGCCTGTAAACGCAGGCAATATTGCATTCATGTTGGCGCCTAGAATCAATGCGGCAGGACGCATGGGTAGTGCGGACAAGGCATTGGAGCTTCTTATGTCGCGGGACAGCGTACAGGCGGAGCATTTGGCATTTTCCCTAAATGAAATGAACACCGAAAGAAAAGAGATAGAAGAAAAAATATATTCCGAGGCGGAAGCCCTGATTAAAGAAAAAAATTTGAACGAGCAGAACATAATGGTTATTGGAAAGGTAGACTGGGATTCCGGAATCATAGGAATTGTAGCCTCTAAACTCAGCGAAAAATATTGTAGGCCGATTATAATGATTGCAATTGACGAATCTGTGGGAAAGGCCTCATGCCGTTCTTATGGATCGATTAATTTGTACGATTTGCTTGATGTTTGCAGGCCGTACTTTATTAAATTCGGGGGGCACAAACAAGCAGCTGGGTTTTCCATTACTTCAATGGATATAGATGCCTTTGCAAAGGATCTCGAAACTTTGGCAATGGAAAAAATAGCAGAAGCCGAGCTTGCACCAAGGCTAGGTATCGATTGTGTAATAGATACCCGAAAAATCGATTTTAAGCTTATAGAGGACATTGATCGTTTGGCTCCGTTCGGATGCGGAAATGCAAGACCCAAGTTTCTTTTGCGCAATCTTAAATTGAATAATTTCCGTTATGTAGGAAAGAACCAAAAGCATTTGAAGGCCGCATTTTCGGAAAGCAATAGAATGTTTGACGCCATTGGATTTAACATGGATATGTATGCTTCCTTTCTTAAAAGAAAACAGAGTATGGATGTTGTGTTTAATCTTGAAAAAAATGTTTTCAGAAATGTGGAATCAATACAATTGAACTTAAAGGACATTAGAATAAATGAAATTGCATACTATGCCGAGGGCGATTTAGGAAGGAGATACCTAAAAGCCTTCTTGCCATTTTTTGAAAAAATAAAGACAAAAGACAGTTTGTCTGAAGGCAGATGCAAAGTATCGGGAAAGGAATTTGTTCCGGCTATGCTTCTTGAGGAAGGTACACTTGTAGCGGTTTATACATTGGAAGGATTGCACAAGCTTATTGGACAAATGGAGGAGCATCTGCCTCGGGATTTTTATTCGGTGGAAGCAGTTTTTTTTGGAGATGAAGAACCATTAAATGGAGTGTCGCACATTGCAGTGTTTCCCAATCTACATTCAGCGGCAAAAAGAGGATATAAAAAAATAGTAAACTATGACGGCTACGGAATGATGGGAGCCATGGATTGCTTGGATGTATCGGAACCCGGGGATAAGAATGCTTTCGATAAAATGGTTTGCGAGATGATTCCTGACAGGAGCCACCTTGTTGATATATATAGAGTCCTTATGAAAAACGGCCCTGTCAGCCAATATGATCTCGAAAAAAGTTTAGGCCTACCTTTCCTTAAATTAAATGCATCCCTTTGGATATTGGAGGATTGCGAATTAATCGATTTTAAGGAAGGAATGTATGCTGTGCTCGAAGCACCCGGTGAAAAAATCGATATATTTGAAAACGGTCTATTAAAGAACATGAACGAATATCTATAG
- a CDS encoding LapA family protein — protein MQIYFILSLLFSVVVALFAVINSDIIEISYFLGKIEVAQSVVILISAAFGALIMGLFAVFSKFKSGLRTRKLNGRIKTLEKEVGRYKASETKSAEEKAKLEEEAVKQIEKAKEELGGDVVEKK, from the coding sequence ATGCAAATTTATTTCATATTATCGTTGCTTTTTTCTGTAGTAGTAGCACTTTTTGCAGTAATCAATTCGGATATTATTGAAATCAGCTATTTTCTGGGAAAGATTGAGGTTGCACAATCAGTGGTTATACTTATTTCGGCGGCTTTTGGAGCGCTCATAATGGGGCTATTCGCTGTCTTTAGCAAATTCAAAAGCGGTTTAAGAACAAGAAAGCTGAACGGTAGAATAAAAACTCTTGAAAAGGAAGTTGGACGATATAAAGCGTCTGAGACCAAGTCTGCAGAGGAAAAGGCAAAACTTGAAGAGGAAGCGGTCAAACAAATTGAAAAAGCGAAAGAAGAGCTTGGCGGAGACGTCGTTGAGAAAAAGTAG
- a CDS encoding gamma carbonic anhydrase family protein, with translation MIKEYKDKRPKIHDSCYVSETADIVGDVTLEEDVNVWFGTVIRGDENYVRIGKGTNIQDNCTLHIARDFPCIVGENVTIGHGAIVHACMIGDRVLVGMGAIILNGAIIEDDVIIGAGSIVTPGQKIPSASMVMGIPGKVVRSLTKVEMDYFEVSARNYVELASDYKYKKQGGRML, from the coding sequence ATGATAAAGGAATACAAAGATAAAAGGCCGAAAATACATGATTCGTGCTATGTTTCCGAGACTGCCGATATAGTAGGGGACGTTACTCTTGAAGAGGATGTAAATGTTTGGTTCGGAACGGTAATCCGGGGTGATGAAAACTATGTAAGAATTGGAAAAGGTACGAACATACAGGATAATTGCACATTGCACATAGCAAGAGATTTTCCCTGTATAGTGGGTGAGAATGTAACAATAGGCCATGGGGCTATCGTTCATGCCTGCATGATAGGTGATAGGGTTCTTGTCGGAATGGGCGCAATTATTTTAAATGGTGCGATTATTGAAGATGATGTTATAATAGGAGCCGGGAGCATTGTTACTCCTGGGCAAAAAATTCCTAGCGCTTCCATGGTAATGGGAATACCGGGAAAGGTTGTTCGCTCTTTGACAAAGGTAGAAATGGATTATTTTGAAGTTTCGGCAAGAAATTACGTAGAACTTGCGTCTGATTATAAATATAAAAAACAAGGAGGAAGGATGCTATGA